A single genomic interval of Clostridia bacterium harbors:
- a CDS encoding HypC/HybG/HupF family hydrogenase formation chaperone — translation MCLAVPGKIMSTTGDDLSRSARVNFGGIVKEVNLAYVPEAEVGDYVVVHVGFAISKLDEAEANRVFEYLKEMGELAEFDDGEMSS, via the coding sequence ATGTGCCTTGCAGTACCAGGGAAGATCATGAGTACGACCGGCGATGACCTCTCGCGTTCGGCGCGCGTGAACTTTGGCGGGATCGTAAAAGAGGTGAACCTCGCTTACGTGCCCGAGGCCGAAGTGGGCGATTACGTTGTGGTGCACGTTGGCTTCGCGATCAGCAAACTGGACGAAGCCGAAGCAAATCGCGTCTTCGAGTACCTGAAGGAAATGGGCGAACTCGCAGAATTCGACGATGGGGAGATGTCGTCGTGA
- the hypF gene encoding carbamoyltransferase HypF, whose product MLRLKVVIRGAVQGVGFRPFIYRLATEMRLPGWVSNTSEGVFIEVEGARETLQQFLFRIEREKPAISYIQSLDSSFADPLGFTSFEIKESMKGAKTAIVLPDIATCPDCLREVNNERDRRYRYPFTNCTNCGPRFTIIESLPYDRPATTMRKFKMCAECEAEYKDPLDRRFHAQPNACPKCGPHLELWSASGEVLGVHDDALRAAAVTIREGRIVAVKGLGGFHLLVDARNESAVWELRGRKQREEKPFAVMYPTLESVKAACEVNELEKRLLRSPESPIVLLQRKPNGDGLADGIAPGNPYLGVMLPYTPLHHLLMSELGFPVVATSGNLSDEPICTDEHEALRRLSGIADFFLVHNRPILRHVDDSIARIVLDRELVQRRARGFAPLPVKLDEDAPAILAVGAHQKNTVASSVGQQVFVSQHIGDLETTQAYEAFGRVITSFEKLYEFTPQAVACDLHPNYLSTRYARGADARVIGVQHHYAHVLACMAENNVAAPVLGVSWDGSGYGPDGTVWGGEFLAIHNLGYKRAAHLRTFRLPGSEKAVKEPRRTALGLLYEMFGESAFERDDLPPVRALSSEEKKVLRSMLARGVNSPLTSSAGRLFDAVASLLDLRQTVRFEGQGATELEFRATEADESDEHYLVRLQGADPIVVDWAPMVLSILSDIESGVSKSVIARKFHNTMVEVMVLVAQKVGMECVALSGGCFQNKLLTERAVTRLQQAGFRVYWHQRIPPNDGGIAVGQVMAAIRELKNGEKE is encoded by the coding sequence TTGTTACGGCTGAAAGTGGTGATTCGAGGCGCGGTGCAGGGTGTCGGCTTTCGCCCGTTCATCTATCGGCTTGCGACAGAAATGCGACTGCCGGGCTGGGTGAGTAACACCTCCGAGGGCGTGTTCATCGAGGTGGAAGGCGCGCGGGAGACGTTGCAACAATTCCTCTTTCGCATCGAGCGCGAAAAACCCGCCATATCTTATATTCAAAGTCTCGATAGCAGCTTTGCGGACCCGCTCGGGTTCACGTCCTTCGAGATCAAAGAGAGCATGAAGGGCGCAAAGACGGCCATCGTGCTGCCCGACATCGCGACCTGCCCGGACTGCCTTCGTGAAGTGAATAACGAGCGCGACCGGCGCTATCGATATCCGTTTACGAACTGCACGAACTGCGGGCCGAGATTCACGATTATCGAGTCGCTGCCCTACGATCGTCCGGCGACAACGATGAGGAAGTTCAAGATGTGCGCCGAGTGCGAGGCGGAGTATAAGGACCCGCTTGACCGGCGTTTCCATGCGCAGCCGAATGCGTGTCCAAAGTGCGGCCCGCACCTGGAACTATGGTCAGCATCGGGCGAGGTGCTGGGCGTGCATGACGACGCGCTGCGAGCGGCCGCCGTGACAATTCGCGAGGGACGCATTGTCGCCGTGAAAGGCCTCGGCGGATTCCATTTATTGGTGGATGCGCGGAACGAGTCGGCGGTTTGGGAGTTGCGGGGGCGCAAGCAGCGGGAGGAAAAGCCCTTCGCCGTAATGTATCCGACGCTGGAAAGCGTGAAGGCCGCATGTGAAGTGAACGAACTGGAGAAGCGACTGCTGCGCTCGCCGGAATCGCCAATTGTGCTGTTACAACGGAAACCAAACGGGGACGGACTGGCAGATGGAATTGCGCCCGGCAACCCGTATCTCGGTGTAATGCTTCCCTACACGCCGCTACACCATCTGTTGATGTCGGAACTCGGATTTCCCGTCGTGGCCACGAGCGGCAATCTGTCCGACGAGCCGATCTGCACGGATGAACATGAGGCGCTCAGGCGACTGAGCGGAATTGCGGACTTCTTCTTGGTGCATAATCGGCCCATCCTGCGGCATGTAGATGATTCGATTGCGCGAATCGTACTGGACCGCGAACTGGTGCAGCGGCGTGCCAGAGGATTCGCGCCGCTGCCGGTGAAGTTAGACGAGGACGCTCCGGCGATTCTGGCGGTGGGCGCGCACCAAAAGAACACGGTCGCCAGCTCCGTTGGACAGCAGGTGTTTGTGAGTCAGCACATCGGCGACCTGGAAACAACGCAGGCGTATGAGGCCTTCGGGCGCGTCATAACGAGCTTTGAAAAACTCTACGAGTTCACGCCCCAGGCAGTTGCTTGCGACCTGCACCCGAACTACTTGTCCACTCGTTACGCTCGCGGGGCAGATGCACGCGTCATCGGCGTCCAACACCACTACGCACATGTCCTGGCCTGCATGGCTGAGAACAACGTTGCAGCGCCGGTGCTTGGAGTTTCCTGGGATGGCAGCGGTTATGGGCCCGACGGAACGGTTTGGGGCGGCGAGTTCCTGGCCATCCACAACCTGGGTTACAAGCGTGCAGCGCACCTGAGGACGTTTCGACTGCCCGGCAGCGAAAAGGCTGTGAAGGAGCCGCGTCGCACAGCGCTCGGATTGTTGTACGAAATGTTCGGCGAATCGGCTTTCGAGCGCGATGATCTTCCGCCGGTGCGGGCGCTTTCGTCAGAAGAAAAGAAAGTTCTGCGGTCGATGCTCGCTCGCGGCGTGAACAGTCCGCTGACGTCGAGCGCTGGAAGGTTATTCGATGCAGTGGCGTCGTTGCTGGACCTTCGGCAAACCGTGCGCTTCGAGGGACAGGGCGCTACCGAGTTAGAGTTCCGCGCAACGGAGGCGGACGAGTCTGACGAGCATTATCTCGTTCGGCTGCAAGGCGCTGACCCTATCGTCGTAGACTGGGCGCCGATGGTGCTGAGTATCCTGTCTGATATTGAAAGCGGTGTGTCGAAATCGGTGATTGCGCGGAAGTTCCACAACACCATGGTAGAGGTAATGGTGTTGGTCGCGCAGAAGGTCGGGATGGAGTGCGTGGCGCTTAGCGGCGGATGTTTTCAAAACAAGTTGCTGACGGAGCGCGCCGTGACACGGCTTCAGCAAGCTGGATTCAGGGTTTACTGGCATCAGCGCATTCCGCCGAATGATGGCGGCATTGCGGTAGGACAGGTAATGGCGGCAATTCGCGAACTGAAGAACGGCGAGAAGGAGTAG
- a CDS encoding YihY/virulence factor BrkB family protein, with the protein MAAESAWKLGGLTWKELGKRIWGEMNEDDVFGRSAALSYYFLLALFPMMLFLVSMLGMAAGPGTELRGNLMEYLGKVLPGSASGLVQQTVDQTAQNSGGGKLSFGILAALWSASAGITAIMSTLNVAYDLKESRPFWKVRGIALGLTIALSVLVISALTLVLYGGKIANFVGGLLHMGSAFSIAWFVVQWPLVLFALLAAFALVYYWAPNVKQQKWYWITPGAFIGVTLWLVASFGFKVYLNFFNNYSATYGSLGAVIILMLWFYVTGLSILVGGEINAEIEHAAAARGDQAARGRGQTASQSEEGSSPTRIEKRPAA; encoded by the coding sequence GTGGCAGCAGAATCAGCCTGGAAGCTCGGTGGCCTTACGTGGAAGGAACTTGGCAAGCGCATTTGGGGCGAAATGAATGAAGACGATGTATTCGGCCGATCCGCCGCTCTCTCCTATTATTTCCTCCTGGCACTCTTCCCAATGATGCTGTTCCTGGTATCCATGCTCGGAATGGCCGCCGGCCCCGGCACCGAGTTGCGCGGTAATCTTATGGAATATCTCGGCAAGGTTCTTCCCGGTTCCGCTTCCGGTCTGGTCCAGCAGACGGTCGATCAAACTGCACAAAACAGTGGCGGCGGAAAACTCTCGTTTGGCATCCTTGCTGCGCTCTGGTCAGCCTCGGCCGGAATCACGGCAATCATGAGCACGCTCAACGTCGCGTACGATCTGAAAGAGAGCCGTCCATTTTGGAAGGTCCGGGGCATAGCGCTTGGCCTTACCATCGCGCTTTCTGTTCTAGTGATTTCGGCGCTTACTCTGGTGCTCTATGGAGGCAAGATCGCCAACTTCGTAGGTGGACTGCTGCACATGGGCAGCGCCTTCTCGATCGCCTGGTTCGTTGTGCAGTGGCCATTAGTCCTGTTCGCGCTGCTGGCCGCTTTTGCGCTCGTCTACTATTGGGCACCTAACGTCAAACAGCAGAAGTGGTACTGGATCACTCCGGGCGCCTTTATCGGAGTAACTCTCTGGTTGGTGGCGTCCTTCGGCTTCAAGGTTTACCTGAACTTCTTCAACAACTACAGTGCCACCTACGGATCGCTGGGTGCGGTCATCATCCTCATGCTCTGGTTCTACGTTACGGGGCTTTCCATCCTCGTGGGCGGAGAGATCAATGCAGAGATCGAGCATGCCGCAGCCGCTCGCGGTGATCAGGCTGCTAGGGGACGAGGGCAAACGGCCAGCCAATCCGAGGAAGGCAGTTCTCCGACTCGCATAGAAAAACGGCCGGCCGCCTAG